The following are encoded in a window of Bacillus sp. SORGH_AS_0510 genomic DNA:
- a CDS encoding MFS transporter yields the protein MNKPKLWTKDFISVSLSNFFLFLTFYILLVTLPTYALDELHSSASVAGLMTTVFLLSAIISRPLAGQWLERTSNKKVLLTALIIFTAASLLYFIPKTVPGFLFIRLLHGIGFGMATTAVGTIVANIIPASRRGEGMGYFVMSTNMAMVLGPFVGLMAIQQWGANTLFILSVIVAAGSLLTGLSVKLSDSEQPNQAKAASAFSFKSLFEASAVPISIVGSFLAIVYSALLSFVSIYATEIHLASVSSLFFVVYAIILLLSRPFTGKWLDQYGANVISYPSILLFAVGMFILSQSNGAFMFLFSAGMIGLGWGTLFPTFQTIAIQDAEPRKRGLATATFLSIYDTGIALGSFVVGLLASNMDYSSLYFMCSFYILIGAVIFYFLHTKKSKSITQQQSKVQEI from the coding sequence ATGAACAAACCCAAACTTTGGACAAAGGATTTTATTAGTGTATCCTTAAGTAACTTTTTTCTATTTTTAACCTTTTATATCTTACTAGTCACTCTCCCTACCTATGCACTTGATGAATTACATAGCAGTGCATCTGTCGCTGGATTGATGACAACTGTCTTTTTACTTTCTGCAATAATCTCGCGTCCGCTTGCTGGACAGTGGCTGGAACGCACGAGTAATAAAAAAGTGCTCTTAACAGCCCTTATTATTTTCACAGCCGCTTCCCTACTTTATTTTATTCCTAAAACAGTGCCTGGATTTCTTTTCATCCGCCTGCTTCATGGTATTGGATTTGGAATGGCAACAACCGCAGTGGGTACAATCGTAGCTAATATCATTCCCGCTTCACGTAGGGGTGAAGGAATGGGATACTTTGTCATGTCCACCAACATGGCAATGGTTTTAGGACCATTTGTTGGATTAATGGCTATTCAACAATGGGGTGCGAACACCCTTTTCATTCTTAGTGTCATTGTTGCAGCAGGGTCTCTCCTCACAGGACTTAGTGTGAAATTATCTGATTCAGAACAACCGAATCAGGCGAAAGCGGCTTCGGCCTTTTCTTTTAAAAGTTTATTCGAAGCATCCGCTGTACCGATCTCGATTGTCGGAAGCTTCTTAGCGATTGTCTATTCTGCTCTTCTTTCATTTGTCTCGATTTATGCAACAGAAATACATTTAGCAAGTGTTTCAAGCCTCTTCTTTGTTGTCTATGCAATAATCCTGCTACTTTCAAGACCATTCACAGGAAAATGGCTCGATCAGTATGGTGCAAACGTGATTTCGTATCCTTCTATTTTGCTCTTTGCTGTTGGGATGTTTATCTTAAGTCAAAGTAATGGGGCATTCATGTTCCTCTTTTCAGCAGGAATGATTGGCCTAGGATGGGGAACACTATTCCCTACCTTCCAAACCATTGCCATCCAAGATGCCGAACCTAGAAAAAGAGGTCTTGCAACAGCAACCTTTTTATCCATCTATGATACCGGTATTGCACTTGGTTCGTTTGTAGTAGGCTTACTCGCATCGAACATGGACTATAGTTCGTTATATTTCATGTGTTCCTTCTATATTTTAATTGGTGCGGTGATTTTTTACTTCCTTCATACAAAGAAAAGCAAAAGCATTACCCAACAACAATCAAAAGTTCAAGAAATTTAA
- a CDS encoding MarR family winged helix-turn-helix transcriptional regulator, producing the protein MITHELFHTLHQLSRHLTNKLNEALTPMGLYGSQWAVIFVLKNKGSLTQRELCDYLFVEAPPMTRNIQRLVKQGYVRQVSGKDKRAKYIELTEEALKLYPEWESVVNEVNQTLLKHFPQTSQEELLTLQSSWLKQLL; encoded by the coding sequence ATGATAACCCACGAATTATTCCATACCCTTCACCAGCTTTCACGTCATCTCACCAACAAACTTAATGAAGCTTTAACGCCAATGGGCTTGTACGGTTCGCAATGGGCCGTTATTTTTGTGTTAAAAAACAAAGGCTCGTTAACACAGAGAGAACTTTGTGATTATCTATTTGTTGAGGCACCGCCTATGACACGAAATATCCAACGTCTTGTTAAACAAGGCTATGTGAGACAGGTGTCAGGTAAGGATAAACGGGCTAAGTACATTGAATTAACAGAAGAAGCATTAAAGTTATATCCCGAATGGGAAAGTGTTGTAAATGAGGTCAACCAAACATTATTGAAGCATTTTCCACAAACATCTCAGGAGGAATTACTGACATTGCAATCTAGCTGGTTAAAGCAGCTTTTATAA
- a CDS encoding ABC transporter permease yields MAGKKSRRIEQFKKELKRNKTAAIALIFLTFILLISIFAFLSPYPPDKVDVTNALEGPSAKHWFGTDELGRDYLTRALYGGRISLTVGILAMLISTSIGVLIGTISGYFGGRVDNFLMRTVDVISSIPWMILVTVVSIYLTPGLKAIILVIGLFTWMSTARLVRAETLSIKEREYVLYAKSSGQSLKKVILKHIIPAVFPTFIVASTVSIANAILMESALSFLGLGIQQPLSSWGSMLQNAQGNLGNAPYMAILPGLLIVLTVYSFNRLGDILRAVVEPKTSGK; encoded by the coding sequence TTGGCCGGTAAGAAAAGTAGAAGAATAGAGCAGTTTAAAAAAGAGCTTAAACGGAATAAAACAGCGGCCATTGCCCTTATTTTCCTTACCTTTATCCTATTAATCTCTATTTTTGCCTTTTTATCACCCTATCCACCTGATAAGGTAGATGTAACAAATGCCCTAGAAGGACCGAGTGCAAAGCATTGGTTTGGTACAGATGAGCTGGGAAGAGATTATTTAACAAGGGCTTTATATGGCGGGCGAATTTCCCTCACAGTGGGCATATTAGCTATGCTTATTTCTACTAGCATAGGAGTATTAATTGGTACGATTAGTGGCTATTTTGGCGGCCGAGTGGATAACTTTTTAATGAGAACCGTTGATGTAATCTCATCCATTCCATGGATGATTCTCGTAACCGTTGTAAGTATTTATCTTACCCCAGGTTTAAAAGCCATTATCCTTGTTATTGGTTTATTTACATGGATGAGTACGGCTCGTTTAGTTCGTGCAGAGACCCTATCGATCAAAGAAAGGGAATATGTATTGTATGCAAAATCTTCAGGACAATCATTAAAAAAAGTCATATTAAAGCATATCATTCCAGCAGTTTTTCCTACATTTATTGTGGCATCCACCGTGAGTATTGCTAATGCCATATTAATGGAATCAGCATTAAGCTTTCTTGGCTTAGGCATTCAACAGCCCCTTTCATCATGGGGGAGCATGCTGCAAAATGCACAAGGAAACTTAGGGAATGCACCATATATGGCCATATTACCTGGACTTCTCATAGTACTAACCGTTTATTCATTTAATAGACTTGGTGATATCCTTCGAGCGGTTGTTGAGCCAAAGACGAGTGGGAAGTAA
- the metH gene encoding methionine synthase yields the protein MLKTSFTDQLKKRILVMDGAMGTMLQRADLSAEDFGGEEYEGCNEHLNLTAPSVIANIHREYLEAGADIIETNTFGATSLVLDEYGLGYKAYEINKIAAMIAIGEVQKVYSEEWPRFVAGSMGPTTKTLSVTGGTTFDELAASYEEQAIGLIDGGVDLLLLETSQDMLNVKAGFAGIQSAFSKTGTTLPIVLSGTIEPMGTTLAGQSIEAFYISVEHMKPAAVGLNCATGPEFMQDHIRSLSNLATTAVSCYPNAGLPDEEGHYHETPEILAKKLSDFAAHGWLNIVGGCCGTTPEHILAISEAMKKYEPRIFEPSSVHMVSGIEPFVYDDPTLRPIMVGERTNVIGSRKFKRLITEGKFEEASEVARAQVKGGAHVIDICLADPDRDEIVDMENFIKEVVKKVKVPLVIDSTDEKVIEKALKYSQGKAIINSINLEDGEERFEAVVPLIHRYGAAVVVGTIDEEGMGVTAERKLEIAKRSYDLLVNKYGLKPQDLIFDPLVFPVGTGDEQYIGSAKATVEGIRLIKEQLPEVQTILGISNVSFGLPPVGREILNSVFLYHCTQAGLDYAIVNTEKLERFASISKEEVQLADALLFETTDQTLATFTEFYRGKKKEAKSTVPNMTLEERLAYYVVEGTKEGLLPDLDLALESYPAPLDIINGPLMDGMKEVGRLFNDNQLIVAEVLQSAEVMKAAVSHLEPHMEKGDVSASKGKVILATVKGDVHDIGKNLVDIILSNNGYDVIDLGIKVNPTDLVQAILKEKPDMVGLSGLLVKSAQQMVLTAQDMKDAGISLPILVGGAALSRKFTDTKIAKEYDGLVLYAKDAMTGLSLANQLQSPEEHQKLLDEKVEKLAALDVPRELPARSTGSVAVKVKPAVSTEVPVFTPMDTKRHILKTYSLSHIEPYINMQMLIGHHLGVKGKVANLLAEKNEKAVKVKEVVDQLLANASRENWITPNAVYQFFPAQSDGNKIHIFDPENHDAIIETFDFPRQDSAPHLCLADFIKSVDSGVMDYVGFFTVTAGKGIREKADEFKAAGRFLESHALQSLALETAEGFAELIHRQMRDRWGFPDPLDFSMQDRFAAKYQGQRFSFGYPACPDLEDQKKLFKLINPEEIGIQLTDGCMMEPEASVSAMVFAHPEARYFNVLR from the coding sequence TTGCTGAAAACATCATTTACTGATCAGTTGAAGAAACGAATCCTCGTAATGGACGGCGCAATGGGAACCATGCTGCAACGAGCCGATCTTTCCGCAGAAGACTTTGGCGGAGAAGAGTACGAGGGCTGTAATGAACATCTAAATCTAACCGCTCCCTCTGTGATTGCGAATATCCACCGGGAATACCTGGAGGCTGGCGCAGACATCATTGAAACGAATACATTCGGAGCAACCAGCCTGGTGCTAGATGAATATGGTCTTGGTTACAAGGCCTATGAAATCAATAAAATTGCCGCTATGATTGCGATTGGCGAAGTGCAGAAGGTTTATTCTGAGGAATGGCCTCGTTTCGTTGCTGGTTCGATGGGTCCGACGACGAAAACTCTTAGTGTAACCGGAGGAACAACCTTTGATGAACTCGCGGCAAGCTATGAGGAGCAAGCTATCGGCTTAATCGATGGCGGCGTTGACTTGCTGCTACTTGAAACAAGTCAGGATATGTTAAATGTAAAAGCTGGCTTTGCAGGTATTCAAAGTGCTTTTTCAAAAACAGGAACGACTCTTCCAATTGTGCTTTCAGGTACGATTGAACCAATGGGTACCACGCTTGCCGGACAATCGATCGAAGCGTTTTATATTTCTGTAGAGCATATGAAACCTGCTGCAGTAGGATTGAACTGTGCTACGGGTCCAGAATTTATGCAGGACCATATTCGTTCACTTTCCAATTTGGCGACAACAGCCGTCAGCTGTTATCCCAATGCAGGTTTGCCTGATGAAGAAGGCCATTATCATGAAACACCAGAGATCCTTGCGAAAAAGCTGTCTGATTTTGCTGCGCATGGCTGGCTGAATATTGTGGGCGGCTGCTGCGGAACGACTCCAGAACATATTCTTGCCATTTCAGAAGCGATGAAAAAATACGAGCCTCGTATTTTTGAGCCATCATCCGTTCATATGGTATCAGGTATTGAACCATTTGTTTATGATGACCCGACACTACGTCCAATCATGGTTGGGGAACGTACGAATGTTATTGGCTCTCGGAAATTCAAACGGTTAATCACGGAAGGGAAATTTGAAGAAGCATCAGAAGTTGCTCGTGCTCAAGTTAAGGGTGGAGCTCATGTTATTGATATCTGCCTAGCAGACCCTGACCGCGATGAGATCGTGGACATGGAGAATTTTATTAAAGAGGTCGTTAAAAAGGTTAAGGTACCTCTTGTAATCGATTCAACCGATGAGAAAGTCATCGAAAAAGCACTTAAATATTCACAAGGAAAAGCCATTATCAATTCAATAAACCTTGAAGATGGGGAAGAACGCTTCGAGGCAGTTGTCCCCTTGATTCACCGTTATGGCGCTGCTGTTGTGGTCGGAACAATCGATGAAGAAGGAATGGGCGTAACCGCTGAACGGAAGCTGGAGATTGCCAAACGTTCCTATGATTTATTGGTAAACAAATATGGACTCAAGCCGCAGGACTTAATTTTTGACCCCTTAGTTTTTCCAGTAGGAACTGGTGATGAGCAGTATATTGGATCCGCGAAGGCAACGGTTGAAGGAATCAGGTTAATTAAAGAACAGCTACCAGAAGTGCAAACGATTCTAGGAATCAGTAATGTTTCCTTCGGTTTACCACCAGTTGGTAGAGAAATCCTAAATTCGGTATTCCTTTATCACTGTACACAGGCTGGTCTGGACTATGCGATTGTAAATACCGAAAAGCTTGAGCGCTTTGCTTCTATTTCAAAGGAAGAAGTGCAGCTTGCAGATGCACTCCTTTTTGAAACAACCGATCAAACCTTAGCTACCTTCACGGAGTTTTACCGTGGCAAGAAGAAAGAGGCCAAGAGCACTGTACCAAATATGACGTTGGAAGAGCGTCTCGCCTATTATGTGGTGGAAGGAACTAAGGAAGGTTTGCTACCGGATTTGGATTTAGCGCTTGAAAGCTATCCTGCCCCTCTCGATATCATTAATGGACCATTAATGGATGGAATGAAAGAGGTCGGCCGTCTATTTAATGATAATCAACTCATTGTTGCTGAGGTTTTACAGAGTGCAGAAGTGATGAAAGCCGCGGTATCGCATTTAGAGCCGCATATGGAAAAAGGCGATGTGTCTGCCTCTAAAGGAAAAGTTATTTTAGCTACCGTTAAAGGTGATGTCCATGACATTGGTAAAAACCTTGTGGATATTATTTTGAGCAATAATGGCTATGATGTGATAGACCTTGGGATTAAAGTGAATCCCACTGATTTAGTTCAAGCTATTCTTAAGGAAAAACCTGACATGGTTGGATTATCAGGTTTACTTGTTAAGTCTGCACAGCAAATGGTTCTAACGGCTCAAGATATGAAGGATGCTGGCATCTCACTCCCTATCTTAGTTGGCGGTGCCGCTCTTTCTCGTAAGTTTACCGATACAAAGATTGCAAAGGAATACGATGGCCTGGTTCTATATGCGAAGGATGCGATGACGGGATTATCATTGGCCAATCAGTTGCAATCACCAGAGGAACATCAAAAGCTGCTTGATGAAAAAGTCGAAAAGTTGGCTGCATTAGATGTGCCTAGAGAATTACCTGCCCGTTCAACAGGATCTGTCGCTGTAAAAGTGAAGCCTGCTGTTTCGACTGAAGTTCCTGTTTTTACACCGATGGATACAAAAAGGCACATTCTAAAAACCTACTCACTCTCTCACATTGAGCCATATATCAATATGCAAATGCTAATTGGGCATCATCTTGGAGTGAAAGGCAAGGTTGCTAATTTGCTGGCTGAAAAGAATGAAAAGGCAGTAAAAGTAAAAGAGGTAGTGGACCAATTGTTGGCAAATGCAAGCCGCGAGAACTGGATCACACCAAATGCTGTTTATCAATTTTTCCCGGCACAATCGGATGGAAACAAAATTCATATTTTTGATCCAGAAAATCACGATGCGATCATTGAGACCTTTGATTTTCCACGTCAGGATAGCGCTCCACATCTTTGCCTAGCAGATTTCATTAAATCTGTTGATAGTGGTGTAATGGATTATGTTGGCTTTTTTACCGTAACAGCAGGTAAAGGGATTCGCGAGAAAGCGGATGAATTTAAGGCTGCTGGTCGTTTCCTTGAAAGCCACGCACTCCAGTCATTGGCACTCGAGACCGCGGAAGGCTTTGCAGAATTAATCCACCGTCAGATGCGCGACCGTTGGGGCTTCCCGGATCCGCTTGATTTCTCCATGCAGGACCGGTTTGCTGCTAAATATCAGGGACAACGATTCTCGTTCGGCTATCCGGCATGCCCTGATTTAGAGGACCAGAAGAAATTATTTAAATTGATTAACCCGGAGGAAATCGGTATTCAGCTGACAGATGGGTGTATGATGGAACCAGAAGCTTCAGTATCAGCAATGGTGTTTGCCCATCCTGAGGCAAGGTATTTTAATGTATTAAGATAA
- a CDS encoding bifunctional homocysteine S-methyltransferase/methylenetetrahydrofolate reductase encodes MSFLEKLKNQILIADGAMGTLLHSYGKDSCLEELNLSQAEHIQTIHQAYIDAGADVIQTNTYAANYLKLQRYGLEDSVKEINSAAVAIAKKAAVQSHSYVLGTIGGNRGIKPDSITIEELKRSFREQLYCLLLEGVDGLILETFYDLEELETVLTIARKETNLPIIAQVSHQEPGFLQNRTPVNDALKRLEGLGADVVGLNCRLGPHHMLLALEQIEIPDHAFLSAYPNASLPAYTDGKFHYEGDADYFRSSAKAFRDQGVRLLGGCCGTTPDHIRGFAVELKNSIPVTEKIVKLKPKQIILDPPVVKRELAPLQEIVKERPSVIVELDPPRKLDTTKFFEGAKVLKEAGIDSITLADNSLATVRISNESLGYLVKEKLGMRPLIHIACRDRNIIGLQSHLMGLHTLGLHDVLAITGDPARVGDFPGASSVYDVSSFELIQMIKQLNEGLSFSGKDLGQKTAFSVAAAFNPNVRSLEKAVKRLEKKIQFGADYFISQPVFSEEKLIEIYENTKHLEAPIYIGLMPLTSSKNAEFLHNEVPGIKIADSIRERMARLNDQPLQAAREGIAITKSLIDTALDLFNGIYLITPFLRYELTAELAHYARQRAGEMRGNNIAENIIY; translated from the coding sequence ATGAGTTTTTTAGAGAAATTAAAAAATCAAATCCTAATAGCCGATGGAGCCATGGGTACTTTATTGCATTCATATGGAAAGGATAGCTGTTTAGAAGAGCTAAATCTTTCTCAGGCAGAGCATATCCAAACGATTCATCAAGCTTATATCGACGCGGGTGCTGATGTTATTCAGACCAACACGTATGCGGCCAATTATTTAAAGCTGCAGCGATATGGTTTGGAGGATTCTGTGAAGGAGATTAATAGTGCGGCAGTCGCGATTGCAAAAAAAGCAGCCGTCCAAAGTCATTCGTACGTACTCGGAACTATTGGCGGGAACCGAGGAATTAAGCCGGATTCTATTACCATTGAAGAATTAAAGCGGAGCTTCCGTGAACAATTATATTGCCTTCTTCTTGAGGGAGTAGACGGTTTGATACTTGAAACCTTTTACGATCTAGAGGAACTCGAAACAGTTTTAACCATTGCGAGAAAGGAAACCAACCTGCCGATTATCGCTCAAGTCTCTCATCAGGAGCCAGGATTTTTGCAGAATCGAACGCCTGTCAATGACGCATTAAAACGACTTGAAGGACTCGGTGCTGATGTAGTTGGCCTTAATTGCCGGCTTGGACCACATCACATGCTCTTAGCATTGGAACAGATTGAAATACCTGACCATGCTTTTCTCTCTGCCTATCCAAACGCCAGCCTCCCTGCTTACACGGACGGTAAATTTCACTATGAGGGAGATGCAGACTATTTCCGAAGCTCAGCAAAAGCCTTCAGGGACCAGGGGGTACGGTTGCTGGGTGGCTGCTGTGGAACCACGCCAGACCATATTCGAGGCTTTGCGGTAGAATTAAAGAACAGTATTCCAGTTACTGAAAAAATAGTAAAATTAAAACCAAAGCAGATCATCTTGGATCCTCCTGTGGTAAAACGAGAGCTTGCTCCCCTGCAGGAAATCGTCAAGGAAAGGCCGTCGGTAATCGTAGAATTAGATCCTCCTAGAAAGCTGGATACAACGAAGTTTTTCGAAGGAGCAAAAGTGTTAAAAGAAGCTGGGATTGATTCCATAACTCTAGCGGATAATTCACTTGCAACGGTTCGGATATCCAATGAATCGCTGGGATATTTAGTGAAAGAAAAACTAGGAATGCGTCCGCTCATTCATATTGCCTGTCGTGACCGAAATATTATCGGCTTGCAATCACACTTAATGGGTCTGCATACACTTGGACTACATGATGTGCTTGCGATTACTGGAGACCCTGCAAGAGTAGGTGATTTCCCGGGAGCGTCATCCGTATATGATGTGTCATCCTTCGAATTAATCCAAATGATTAAGCAATTAAACGAAGGATTGTCTTTTTCAGGGAAGGACTTAGGGCAAAAAACGGCATTTAGTGTAGCTGCTGCCTTTAATCCTAATGTTCGCTCGCTGGAGAAAGCTGTGAAGCGGTTAGAGAAGAAAATCCAATTCGGTGCCGATTATTTCATCTCTCAACCTGTTTTTTCAGAAGAGAAGCTGATAGAAATCTATGAAAATACGAAACATCTTGAAGCACCTATTTATATTGGGCTCATGCCGCTAACAAGTAGTAAAAATGCCGAATTCCTTCATAATGAAGTGCCGGGAATTAAAATTGCCGATTCGATACGTGAACGCATGGCACGGTTGAACGATCAACCGTTGCAAGCGGCACGTGAAGGGATTGCCATAACAAAATCACTTATTGACACAGCTTTAGATTTATTTAATGGAATTTATTTAATTACACCATTTTTACGATACGAATTAACTGCAGAGCTGGCCCATTATGCCCGTCAGCGTGCAGGTGAAATGAGGGGGAACAACATTGCTGAAAACATCATTTACTGA
- a CDS encoding ABC transporter ATP-binding protein, producing the protein MTETQQKLIEVKNLKKYFPLKSSMFGKSKQVVKAVDDVSFHIYKGETFGLVGESGCGKSTLGRTLNRLYDPTEGEILFDGKDIANLKNKDLQPYRKRMQMIFQDPYSSLNPYMNVEEIIDEPLEIHTSLSKDERRDVIIDMLEKVGLKKDDLEKFPHEFSGGQRQRIGIARALAINPDFILCDEAISALDVSIQAQVINMLEDLQHEMNLTYLFVAHDLSMVRHISDRIGVMYLGKMVEISKSDELYNKPLHPYTQALLSAIPIPDPIKAQNSKREIIKGELPSPIEMETSCRFRTRCPFAKPICAEVDPELREVDSEHFVACHLY; encoded by the coding sequence ATGACTGAGACACAACAAAAGCTAATTGAGGTAAAAAATCTTAAAAAATACTTCCCATTAAAATCGTCGATGTTTGGCAAGAGTAAACAAGTTGTTAAGGCAGTGGATGATGTATCCTTTCACATTTATAAAGGGGAAACCTTTGGACTGGTAGGAGAATCGGGCTGTGGTAAGTCTACTTTAGGAAGAACCCTTAATCGTTTGTACGACCCGACTGAAGGTGAGATTCTTTTTGATGGAAAAGATATTGCCAACTTAAAGAACAAAGACCTTCAGCCCTATCGAAAAAGAATGCAGATGATTTTTCAGGATCCCTATTCATCCCTTAATCCCTATATGAATGTGGAAGAAATCATTGATGAACCACTAGAAATTCATACCTCTCTATCGAAAGATGAAAGAAGAGATGTCATTATCGATATGCTTGAAAAAGTAGGGCTGAAAAAGGACGATTTAGAAAAATTTCCACATGAATTCAGTGGCGGTCAGCGTCAAAGAATTGGTATTGCCCGTGCATTAGCCATTAATCCTGACTTTATTTTATGCGATGAAGCAATTTCTGCTTTAGATGTTTCTATTCAAGCGCAAGTCATAAATATGTTAGAAGATTTACAGCATGAGATGAATCTAACTTATTTATTTGTCGCACATGATTTATCAATGGTTCGCCATATCTCCGATCGGATTGGTGTAATGTATCTCGGTAAAATGGTCGAGATATCCAAAAGCGATGAGTTATACAACAAACCGCTGCATCCATATACACAAGCGTTATTATCTGCTATTCCTATTCCGGATCCTATCAAGGCTCAGAATAGTAAGCGTGAGATTATTAAAGGAGAACTGCCAAGCCCCATTGAGATGGAAACAAGTTGTCGATTCCGAACTCGCTGTCCATTTGCTAAGCCGATTTGTGCAGAAGTAGATCCCGAGTTGAGAGAAGTAGATAGTGAGCATTTCGTTGCCTGCCATTTATATTAG
- a CDS encoding ABC transporter ATP-binding protein — protein sequence MENNKIDKNSLLEVKNLRTSFYNGKSKTEVIRGIDLSVQKGEILGIVGESGSGKSILVKSILGIIPSNAKVDDGEIILDGKRFESLSKKEKRAIRGRDIAMIFQDPMTALNPLKKAGDHLIELLVRVRGMKKKEAMIEAIELLKMVGIPSPETRVNQYPHEFSGGMRQRVLIAMALACKPKLLIADEPTTALDVTIQAQILELLKKLQQENDMSVVFITHDLGVVATICSRIMVMYAGKVMEEGLVNEIFYSPKHPYTKALLNSIPRVDGEKTRLKPIKGAAPSLEKKTSGCSFAERCEYAMDQCFKEIPEYKNFSTTQRVMCFLAGKEDHLDD from the coding sequence ATGGAAAATAATAAAATAGATAAAAATAGTTTACTAGAAGTTAAAAACCTCCGTACTAGCTTTTATAACGGCAAATCGAAGACAGAGGTGATTCGTGGGATAGACCTTTCAGTGCAAAAAGGTGAAATCCTTGGGATTGTTGGTGAGTCGGGGAGCGGAAAAAGTATTTTGGTGAAATCGATTCTCGGTATTATTCCAAGTAATGCAAAAGTCGATGATGGGGAAATCATTTTAGATGGGAAGCGCTTCGAAAGCCTCTCAAAAAAAGAAAAAAGGGCCATTAGGGGTCGAGATATTGCGATGATCTTCCAAGACCCAATGACTGCTCTTAATCCCTTAAAAAAAGCTGGAGACCATTTGATTGAATTATTAGTAAGAGTTAGAGGGATGAAAAAGAAAGAAGCGATGATCGAGGCGATTGAATTACTAAAAATGGTTGGAATTCCTTCTCCTGAGACAAGAGTAAATCAGTATCCTCATGAATTTTCAGGTGGAATGCGACAAAGAGTACTAATCGCAATGGCGTTAGCTTGTAAGCCCAAACTGTTGATTGCTGATGAGCCGACGACTGCACTGGATGTGACTATACAGGCGCAAATTTTAGAACTGTTAAAAAAGCTCCAACAAGAGAATGACATGTCAGTTGTTTTCATTACCCATGACCTTGGAGTTGTGGCAACTATTTGCAGCCGTATTATGGTTATGTATGCAGGGAAAGTAATGGAAGAGGGCCTTGTGAATGAAATCTTTTATTCACCTAAGCATCCCTACACTAAAGCCTTATTGAATTCCATTCCAAGGGTGGATGGAGAAAAAACAAGATTAAAGCCGATCAAAGGTGCAGCTCCATCACTTGAGAAAAAGACGAGCGGTTGTTCTTTTGCCGAACGCTGTGAATATGCAATGGATCAATGTTTTAAAGAAATACCTGAGTATAAAAATTTCTCTACAACACAGAGAGTCATGTGCTTCTTAGCAGGGAAGGAGGATCATTTAGATGACTGA